From Streptomyces asiaticus, one genomic window encodes:
- a CDS encoding adenylosuccinate synthase, whose amino-acid sequence MPALVLLGAQWGDEGKGKATDLLGGSVDYVVRYQGGNNAGHTVVVGDQKYALHLLPSGILSPGCTPVIGNGVVVDPAVLLSELSGLADRGVDTSKLLISGNAHLITPYHTTLDKVSERFLGKRKIGTTGRGIGPAYADKINRVGIRVQDLFDESILRQKVEAALDYKNQVLAKLYNRRAIAVDQVVEELLGYADRLSGYVADTTLLLNKAIDQDQVVLFEGGQGTLLDVDHGTYPFVTSSNPTAGGACTGTGVGPTKISRVIGILKAYTTRVGAGPFPTELLDEDGEKLRTIGGERGVTTGRDRRCGWFDAVIARYATRVNGLTDFFLTKLDVLTGWERIPVCVAYEIDGKRVEELPYSQTDFHHAKPIYETLPGWSEDITQAKTFDELPKNAQKYVQALEEMSGAPISAIGVGPGRDETIQINSFL is encoded by the coding sequence GTGCCCGCACTTGTGCTGCTCGGTGCTCAGTGGGGTGACGAGGGCAAGGGAAAGGCCACCGATCTGCTCGGTGGTTCCGTGGACTACGTAGTGCGCTACCAGGGCGGTAACAACGCGGGCCACACGGTGGTGGTCGGCGACCAGAAGTACGCGCTGCACCTCCTCCCGTCCGGAATCCTCTCGCCCGGGTGTACCCCGGTCATCGGCAACGGCGTCGTCGTGGACCCCGCGGTCCTGCTCTCCGAGCTGAGCGGTCTCGCCGACCGAGGCGTCGACACGTCCAAGCTGCTGATCAGCGGTAACGCCCATCTGATCACGCCGTATCACACGACCCTCGACAAGGTGTCGGAACGATTCCTCGGCAAGCGGAAGATCGGCACCACCGGCCGCGGCATCGGCCCGGCCTACGCGGACAAGATCAACCGGGTGGGCATCCGGGTCCAGGACCTCTTCGACGAGTCGATCCTGCGGCAGAAGGTCGAGGCGGCCCTGGACTACAAGAACCAGGTGCTGGCCAAGCTCTACAACCGCCGTGCCATCGCGGTCGACCAGGTCGTCGAGGAGCTGCTGGGCTACGCGGACCGGCTCAGCGGCTATGTCGCCGACACCACCCTGCTGCTCAACAAGGCCATCGACCAGGACCAGGTCGTGCTCTTCGAGGGCGGGCAGGGCACCCTGCTCGACGTCGACCACGGCACGTACCCCTTCGTCACCTCCTCCAACCCGACCGCGGGCGGCGCCTGCACCGGCACCGGAGTGGGCCCGACGAAGATCAGCCGCGTGATCGGCATCCTCAAGGCGTACACCACCCGCGTCGGCGCGGGCCCGTTCCCCACCGAGCTCCTCGACGAGGACGGCGAGAAGCTGCGCACGATCGGCGGCGAGCGCGGTGTGACCACCGGGCGCGACCGGCGCTGCGGCTGGTTCGACGCGGTCATCGCGCGCTACGCGACCCGGGTCAACGGACTGACCGACTTCTTCCTCACCAAGCTGGACGTGCTCACCGGCTGGGAGCGGATCCCGGTGTGCGTGGCGTACGAGATCGACGGCAAGCGCGTCGAGGAGCTGCCGTACAGTCAGACCGACTTCCACCATGCCAAGCCGATCTACGAGACGCTGCCGGGCTGGTCGGAGGACATCACCCAGGCCAAGACCTTCGACGAGCTGCCGAAGAACGCGCAGAAGTACGTCCAGGCGCTCGAGGAGATGTCGGGCGCCCCGATCTCCGCGATCGGGGTCGGGCCGGGCCGCGACGAGACCATCCAGATCAACTCGTTCCTCTGA